In the Arachis ipaensis cultivar K30076 chromosome B04, Araip1.1, whole genome shotgun sequence genome, TAAAAATTATGTTAAATATTCAATccaatctttaatttttttactttttatgtgATATaacgtattttaattatttttaaatcttAACAATCAGGTTCTTatgtattagaaaaaaaaaaatagacagATCAATTCTTGTTATCGAATAACAAACAGCTATCTGCTGACATATTAAATAACAATATTAAGTATATCACttctaaataattataaaaattaaaaatctcttTTCTACTTCCTCTTCTCCTTCCTTCTTATAATGCCAACATATTAGGTTAGATGTATAGATGTTGGtatcttttttaaattattaccTAGTGATTTCGGATTTTAATGTTCGACTAAAATGTTCTTTAATAAAAATAacgatatattaaaattaaattcatttatACGGCCTAAAATAATAGTTATGTCATTCACTCTCCTATAAATTGATTCCTCTAACACTCAAATTCTATATGAAAGATCCATGTTGTTTATAATTGTTGCTTTAGTTTATAGAGGGTAATAAAGGAGGTAGGGCAAAAAGTGAAGAGAGACACTATTTGATTCTGACCACAATAATGGGACTGCACGAGTGCAAGTAAATGTTTGAAGCCATTAAATTTTCGTATGACCACATTGGAAGATTTTTTTCCATATCCATTAAATTTTGGAGGACTACTTGTGATGAAAAGACAAGTCAACATTTCATACATTCAAGCAACGAGCTAGGCCTAAGCAACaataatgtgtatatatatatcaaaGCATAAGTGTGCAAATATTATTatgaattaatatatatattaaatattacTAAGGATAAACCACAAATTGTTTAGGGGATACTACGAGTCTCGAACAACTTCCTTTACTCATCAATTTTAATTTgttgtatttatttatatttttggaaAGGAAAACAGCATACTAGAACTTATTAGAACCCATTAGAGATATCAGAAGAAACATATTATACTAAAATTGATCATATCATCACATTGCAATATATTGAGATCAATTGGTGAAACAATATAATTTATGATGTATATAATATAATCAAAACTTTAATTTTGAgaaatatatatatgattatcGCTTGAACCTACATTCAAAATCATTACAAATtttacatttttcaaaaattaagatctctaaataatttataaatataaaatattcttCATTCAAAACTTAGTTTTTAAAGTTGAATTAAGTTTACTATTTTTAACATGGTATCATAATATATTAGATTTAATATTGTTTGACAATTTACCTGCAAATGTTCATGTTTCAGATTATTATTCGATTCTTGAATGTGAAGAGTGTGTATTAAAAATCACATCACATACATCTCTAATCTCAATAATAATGTTTATGAATaatttatacaaaatattttaatgtaaaaaagtatattaaataataaatcttTAATTTTCTAGTAACTAAAGCAGCAAAGTTAAATCGCTTAAGCAAATGTCAGGAGTTCAAATCTCGTCTTATGCATACAATAATTTATTGGTCAACGAAAAATCTTTAAATAGAGCTCTAATCTGTAACAAATTAATCATTGACctgccaaattaaaaaaaaaaatatcgtgATAAAAAAAACGAAGTTAAAAATGTggcataaaataataaaacaagacaaagaaaaagaaagaaaaaaactacATGTGATCAACGAACTATAACTCAAATGATATAGTCTTTCCATATACTTACCTAGAGGTCACGGANNNNNNNNNNNNTGCATGTGATAAAGCATTGATAATGTAATTTCTAGCCTTCTAAATGTGGTGTGCCTCATGGTGTGAAACGTCTTTTATGCTTGGTAAGGATGAGCAAAACCTAGAAGGCAAGGTCTACTATCTACAAAAGTTCTCATAAACTAACCACATGTGATTGCATTCAGTGGAAACCAGAACAGTAATACTATCTCATAATGTCTCAATTACAATCATGTGGATCggaaattaaactcaaataaaataacataataaACTCCTACATAGAAAACTAACACTAACAGTCTAACAATTTCtagataacatatatatataggtCTCTATTAATAATAAAACAaaactctatatttttttttcctttttgaattACAGGAAGGAGAAGTGTTATGAAATAGTGACACGTACTTCAAAGACGACAAATATGAATAGAGGGAATATAAAACGGTAAGAAAAACAATTCTTCTCCATGAAATGATGGAAGAAAATGGCAATAAGAGTCATATCATTGGGCACACACACATGTGATCcacaaagctctttttttctttttttttttttcaaaatgcaATACATGAAACTCTGAGTTGACAAGACCTGAGCAAATAGAGCCTACGTAAAAGACACTAACACACTCATGACCTCATTACCACACACACGTACGTGTCCTTCTTGCATTCtaggttattattttttttattttttaatttataggtCTCTTATTAATTAATAAGgtattttccctttttatttgtaACCTTTACTTTGATATTTCAAGGAAATATTCCCCATTTCATTCCCCTCTAGCTAATCATGAAAAGAACcttcaattatttaaattaaacctTTAATTATTATTGCTAATAAAGGAAGTTTATATTGTTCTGTTGTCTTGAACAATCTCAAATACATTAATTTATTATAGCCTCTACTAAAGAAATTAGCACaagattataaataaataaaatatatcaaCTTGACAAGCTAAGGAACAAAAACATTCAAATATTTCTGATCATGAGATATTGAAGAgtacaaaatataaataaactgAAAATTTTAATACTATTAAAATGCTTTTGCATGTAGGAAAGAAAGCTAAGATTTGAGGCATGatcataatatatataaatgAAAACTTGTGTCAAACTAacatttctttctctctctctctctactagCTAGCAAGTATTTACATAAAAGTGatgataatatataataaattaaagagcAAGATAGACCATGCCCTTAACTCGTATATATGATGCTTGATTGAGACTTGGATTATCCTTGATTTGAAGGAACACATCACCACCACATCCAAAaagggaataataataataataataatgaaacaaTAGTGGTTGATTGTTGTTAGAGAATGCATGCATAGCTAGAAGCATATATAGAAGGTTCTTCATTAACTCAATCATGCCAGCATAGAAGCATAACAACACATCTTCTAATTATGTAAAGTCTTCCTTTTTGCTCCCTAATATACCCTCCAAGCCTTctacatgataccttcttctttgaagaagaagaagaagaagaagaagaagaagaacctctTCTCATTGATTCACTATTACTCATCTTTGATTGATAGATGTGTATGTATGTAATAACCTTAACTCTTGTACACTTCTCAAACAATGGAGAATTGGAATGTTTGAGTGAGTGTGTTGAAGGCTCTAAGCTTAAAGAAAGAATGTGTTATATATAGAGATGGAGGATTGAAAGGGGGTTCTTATAGAGCAAAGCGTGCGTGGTGTGGTCCATGCTTCCCATAAGAAAATGTCCCCTAGGCCCCCCATCATTTCAGATTCCATGCTCCCATTTTTtgtttccctctctctctttcttcttagcACTAATATTAATGTGGCATCAACCACCAAGATATTTGGTCGGCCAATATTCAAATTAAACCAAAGAAACTAATAATACTCATGTTTATTCAATAGTGATACTAGTTAATTCCCCCCACTCCAAATTCCATGCAAAGCATCTTAATTACACGGAGAAAAAGTATAATTGgtaatgttaaaaaaaatatcttatttagtatttattaattttagtattaattaataaatactaaataaaacaaattttaactaatttttttgttattaaatattttcgATCTATAATATAGTTAATTAGCATAATAACCTAAATGATATGTATTTATAAAGGTGACATATGtattgtttgttttattttattttatcttttgagAAAAGGACATATATATTTTGATTTAGTTTATTNNNNNNNNNNNNNNNNNNNNNNNNNNNNNNNNNNNNNNNNNNNNNNNNNNNNNNNAGTAgaatttattgtttattattattattattattattattattattattattattattattattattagttattaatttatttttttgtctaataatcaaataatatatttttaatttatatttttaaatattaataattaattattgataaaaaataatagttttTTAATGTTCTAACATTTCTCATATAAATAATATGATTCAGATCTTAGTGATGGTTGAATTAGGTCATAAGAAAAAGTGATACATTCATCATATACCTAATTAATAGAAGGCCATTTATCTTAGATATTTGAGCTTATTTTCCATGGTTTCATGACTATGTTATTATACGGACCTCATAATTAGGCCAAGAAACAGTGAAGAAGTTTCCTTGTCATGTCATGCGACTATAGTCTACTATTATTTATTAGCACTCACATCAGCCATATGTATGAAATTTCGTGAAATCAAACTTTGAAGTATTGCTTAATTAGTTGTTTATTTTTAGCNNNNNNNNNNNNNNNNNNNNNNNNNNNNNNNNNNNNNNNNNNNNNNNNNNNNNNNNNNNNNNNNNNNNNNNNNNNNNNNNNNNNNNNNNNNNNNNNNNNNNNNNNNNNNNNNNNNNNNNNNNNNNNNNNNNNNNNNNNNNNNNNNNNNNNNNNNNNNNNNNNNNNNNNNNNNNNNNNNNNNNNNNNNNNNNNNNNNNNNNNNNNNNNNNNNNNNNNNNNNNNNNNNNNNNNNNNNNNNNNNNNNNNNNNNNNNNNNNNNNNNNNNNNNNNNNNNNNNNNNNNNNNNNNNNNNNNNNNNNNNNNNNNNNNNNNNNNNNNNNNNNNNNNNNNNNNNNNNNNNNNNNNNNNNNNNNNNNNNNNNNNNNNNNNNNNNNNNNNNNNNNNNNNNNNNNNNNNNNNNNNNNNNNNNNNNNNNNNNNNNNNNNNNNNNNNNNNNNNNNNNNNNNNNNNNNNNNNNNNNNNNNNNNNNNNNNNNNNNNNNNNNNNNNNNNNNNNNNNNNNNNNNNNNNNNNNNNNNNNNNNNNNNNNNNNNNNNNNNNNNNNNNNNNNNNNNNNNNNNNNNNNNNNNNNNNNNNNNNNNNNNNNNNNNNNNNNNNNNNNNNNNNNNNNNNNNNNNNNNNNNNNNNNNNNNNNNNNNNNNNNNNNNNNNNNNNNNNNNNNNNNNNNNNNNNNNNNNNNNNNNNNNNNNNNNNNNNNNNNNNNNNNNNNNNNNNNNNNNNNNNNNNNNNNNNNNNNNNNNNNNNNNNNNNNNNNNNNNNNNNNNNNNNNNNNNNNNNNNNNNNNNNNNNNNNNNNNNNNNNNNNNNNNNNNNNNNNNNNNNNNNNNNNNNNNNNNNNNNNNNNNNNNNNNNNNNNNNNNNNNNNNNNNNNNNNNNNNNNNNNNNNNNNNNNNNNNNNNNNNNNNNNNNNNNNNNNNNNNNNNNNNNNNNNNNNNNNNNNNNNNNNNNNNNNNNNNNNNNNNNNNNNNNNNNNNNNNNNNNNNNNNNNNNNNNNNNNNNNNNNNNNNNNNNNNNNNNNNNNNNNNNNNNNNNNNNNNNNNNNNNNNNNNNNNNNNNNNNNNNNNNNNNNNNNNNNNNNNNNNNNNNNNNNNNNNNNNNNNNNNNNNNNNNNNNNNNNNNNNNNNNNNNNNNNNNNNNNNNNNNNNNNNNNNNNNNNNNNNNNNNNNNNNNNNNNNNNNNNNNNNNNNNNNNNNNNNNNNNNNNNNNNNNNNNNNNNNNNNNNNNNNNNNNNNCACCAATGCACATTACTATATAGTTCGAATCAAGTTCATTCGAACTCTATTCACACATAATTCGAATcatgttgattcgaattatacacaaacgcgcacacacactaattcgaatcatattgattcgaattacactaaCACACGCtgcacatagtaattcgaattgaccagattcgaattactcatgatttaattctgtccatttttttattaaaaaattaataattgattaaaaaaattaataatttaaaaattaaaaaatatatattttatttcatgcattaaaaaaaagctaacaaaatattttattacgagacttctttaaaatattaatgagctatcaattcgaatttcatacaatactcttttgcgcatttttaatagctcatgaatatttttttataaattttttaaataaatttatttaaattataccaaaaaaatattttattctatacaaaataattttaaaaaatggcttaaaagatgttaggagtactataaaaatttgtaatgtcctaatgacttaggacattaaagaaatactctacatagtcaataataatttaaaaattaaaaaaaatatagttataaTCAGTATTTACCTAAATGACTATAAtatacaaacttttatagtactcctaacatttttaagctattttttttaattattttgcatagaaaatggcttaaaatggcttaaaatgcCCTTTATTCTaggcaaaataattttaaaaaatatggcttaaaaaaatgttaggagtactatacaaatttgtaatgtcctaatgacttaggacattaaagaaatactctacatagtcaataataatttagaaattaaaaaaaatatagttacaaccagtatttacctaaattactaggacattacaaatttttatagtactcctaacatttttttaagccatttttttaaaattgttttgccTAGAACAAAGGgcattttaagccattttaagccattttctatgcaaaataattttaaaaaatagcttaaaaaatgttaagagtactataaaagtttgtaatattctagtaatttaggtaaatactggttataactatatttttttaatttctaaattattattgactatgtagagtatttctttaatgtcctaagttATTAGGATATTACAAATTTTTAGTACtcttaacatcttttaagccattttttaaaattattttgtatagaataaaatattttgttagttttttttttaatgcatgaaataaaatatatattttttaaatttttaaattattaattttttaatcaattattaattttttaataaaaaatgggcagaattaaatcatgagtaattcgaatctgtccaattcgaattactatgtgcaGCGTGTGtgagtgtaattcgaatcaagatGATTCAAATTAGTGTGTGTGCGcatttgtgtataattcgaatcaacataattcgaattatgtgtgAATAGAGTTCGAATGAACCTGATTCGAACTATATAGTAATGTGCATTGGTGGATTCAAGAACCAGTTTTTCATTTGGCTTATTTGTGTAAAATTTCATTCTCCTTGGCTTATTATAGTGTTTTACCCTATATATAACAAAGATATTACtacgctttttatttttaatatggaggaAGGTGTGGGGTGTAACGGCATTATGGAGAATAGAAGTGCTTTCCCTGCGTATGGTGTCAGGAGGCTGAAATCGGACCGAGCGATTTAGAGCAAGGAACTCGGATGGTCCGATTATAGGAGatctacaaaaaaaaatttataaaactcgGACGGTccgttttgatttaaaaaaaaaaaaaaactaaaaacggAGGATCCGTTTTGttttaaggaaaaataaaaaaaacaaaaaacaaaaatggTTAACGGATGGTCCGttttcatttttaaaaaaataaaaaaataaaaagtgtaaacggatggtccgatttcatgttaaataaaaaaataataaaaactaatcgGACAATCCGATTTGTGATCAACAAACTTTTTAACAAAGaactcggacggtccgatttttcTCTGTCCCACACATGTGTCTAACACCTTTATACACCATAACAAAACACAACTCACACTCCTCCAACAtcaaaaaaaattagcctattATTTAGTGACATTTTTATTTACATCAGTTTTCTTTAATATATAAGATTGAAGACCAAAAATACATGTAATAATAATGACTTTAATTTTAATACTATcacaatataaaaaaatttatacaatCATCTaactaaatttatatatttaaataatgaGTTTAATCTTGATACACTGATGGTATAAAGTGTTTTACACAGTCGTACAATCACATCTGTTATTTTGGATGACTATTTATGCGATCAATATGaaaagtagttatttttactGATGTAGCATTACATAATTGAATGCATATATAAAATTACTTTACATTGACAgtgtataaaaattaaattctttaaataatattttaaatattaaatttaaaaattaatatttttttatataataatatataattatttatttgtgttcaatttttttatactaataatANNNNNNNNNNNNNNNNNNNNNNNNNNNNNNNNNNNNNNNNNNNNNNNNNNNNNNNNNNNNNNNNNNNNNNNNNNNNNNNNNNNNNNNNNNNNNNNNNNNNNNNNNNNNNNNNNNNNNNNNNNNNNNNNNNNNNNNNNNNNNNNNNNNNNNNNNNNNNNNNNNNNNNNNNNNNNNNNNNNNNNNNNNNNNNNNNNNNNNNNNNNNNNNNNNNNNNNNNNNNNNNNNNNNNNNNNNNNNNNNNNNNNNNNNNNNNNNNNNNNNNNNNNNNNNNNNNNNNNNNNNNNNNNNNNNNNNNNNNNNNNNNNNNNNNNNNNNNNNNNNNNNNNNNNNNNNNNNNNNNNNNNNNNNNNNNNNNNNNNNNNNNNNNNNNNNNNNNNNNNNNNNNNNNNNNNNNNNNNNNNNNNNNNNNNNNNNNNNNNNNNNNNNNNNNNNNNNNNNNNNNNNNNNNNNNNNNNNNNNNNNNNNNNNNNNNNNNNNNNNNNNNNNNNNNNNNNNNNNNNNNNNNNNNNNNNNNNNNNNNNNNNNNNNNNNNNNNNNNNNNNNNNNNNNNNNNNNNNNNNNNNNNNNNNNNNNNNNNNNNNNNNNNNNNNNNNNNNNNNNNNNNNNNNNNNNNNNNNNNNNNNNNNNNNNNNNNNNNNNNNNNNNNNNNNNNNNNNNNNNNNNNNNNNNNNNNNNNNNNNNNNNNNNNNNNNNNNNNNNNNNNNNNNNNNNNNNNNNNNNNNNNNNNNNNNNNNNNNNNNNNNNNNNNNNNNNNNNNNNNNNNNNNNNNNNNNNNNNNNNNNNNNNNNNNNNNNNNNNNNNNNNNNNNNNNNNNNNNNNNNNNNNNNNNNNNNNNNNNNNNNNNNNNNNNNNNNNNNNNNNNNNNNNNNNNNNNNNNNNNNNNNNNNNNNNNNNNNNNNNNNNNNNNNNNNNNNNNNNNNNNNNNNNNNNNNNNNNNNNNNNNNNNNNNNNNNNNNNNNNNNNNNNNNNNNNNNNNNNNNNNNNNNNNNNNNNNNNNNNNNNNNNNNNNNNNNNNNNNNNNNNNNNNNNNNNNNNNNNNNNNNNNNNNNNNNNNNNNNNNNNNNNNNNNNNNNNNNNNNNNNNNNNNNNNNNNNNNNNNNNNNNNNNNNNNNNNNNNNNNNNNNNNNNNNNNNNNNNNNNNNNNNNNNNNNNNNNNNNNNNNNNNNNNNNNNNNNNNNNNNNNNNNNNNNNNNNNNNNNNNNNNNNNNNNNNNNNNNNNNNNNNNNNNNNNNNNNNNNNNNNNNNNNNNNNNNNNNNNNNNNNNNNNNNNNNNNNNNNNNNNNNNNNNNNNNNNNNNNNNNNNNNNNNNNNNNNNNNNNNNNNNNNNNNNNNNNNNNNNNNNNNNNNNNNNNNNNNNNNNNNNNNNNNNNNNNNNNNNNNNNNNNNNNNNNNNNNNNNNNNNNNNNNNNNNNNNNNNNNNNNNNNNNNNNNNNNNNNNNNNNNNNNNNNNNNNNNNNNNNNNNNNNNNNNNNNNNNNNNNNNNNNNNNNNNNNNNNNNNNNNNNNNNNNNNNNNNNNNNNNNNNNNNNNNNNNNNNNNNNNNNNNNNNNNNNNNNNNNNNNNNNNNNNNNNNNNNNNNNNNNNNNNNNNNNNNNNNNNNNNNNNNNNNNNNNNNNNNNNNNNNNNNNNNNNNNNNNNNNNNNNNNNNNNNNNNNNNNNNNNNNNNNNNNNNNNNNNNNNNNNNNNNNNNNNNNNNNNNNNNNNNNNNNNNNNNNNNNNNNNNNNNNNNNNNNNNNNNNNNNNNNNNNNNNNNNNNNNNNNNNNNNNNNNNNNNNNNNNNNNNNNNNNNNNNNNNNNNNNNNNNNNNNNNNNNNNNNNNNNNNNNNNNNNNNNNNNNNNNNNNNNNNNNNNNNNNNNNNNNNNNNNNNNNNNNNNNNNNNNNNNNNNNNNNNNNNNNNNNNNNNNNNNNNNNNNNNNNNNNNNNNNNNNNNNNNNNNNNNNNNNNNNNNNNNNNNNNNNNNNNNNNNNNNNNNNNNNNNNNNNNNNNNNNNNNNNNNNNNNNNNNNNNNNNNNNNNNNNNNNNNNNNNNNNNNNNNNNNNNNNNNNNNNNNNNNNNNNNNNNNNNNNNNNNNNNNNNNNNNNNNNNNNNNNNNNNNNNNNNNNNNNNNNNNNNNNNNNNNNNNNNNNNNNNNNNNNNNNNNNNNNNNNNNNNNNNNNNNNNNNNNNNNNNNNNNNNNNNNNNNNNNNNNNNNNNNNNNNNNNNNNNNNNNNNNNNNNNNNNNNNNNNNNNNNNNNNNNNNNNNNNNNNNNNNNNNNNNNNNNNNNNNNNNNNNNNNNNNNNNNNNNNNNNNNNNNNNNNNNNNNNNNNNNNNNNNNNNNNNNNNNNNNNNNNNNNNNNNNNNNNNNNNNNNNNNNNNNNNNNNNNNNNNNNNNNNNNNNNNNNNNNNNNNNNNNNNNNNNNNNNNNNNNNNNNNNNNNNNNNNNNNNNNNNNNNNNNNNNNNNNNNNNNNNNNNNNNNNNNNNNNNNNNNNNNNNNNNNNNNNNNNNNNNNNNNNNNNNNNNNNNNNNNNNNNNNNNNNNNNNNNNNNNNNNNNNNNNNNNNNNNNNNNNNNNNNNNNNNNNNNNNNNNNNNNNNNNNNNNNNNNNNNNNNN is a window encoding:
- the LOC107638177 gene encoding uncharacterized protein LOC107638177 — its product is MSNSESMRRGSSSSSSSSSSSKKKVSCRRLGGYIREQKGRLYIIRRCVVMLLCWHD